The following are from one region of the Rosettibacter firmus genome:
- a CDS encoding sigma-70 family RNA polymerase sigma factor: MQELENEISNDRLKELYEDFQKEAIPHMNALYNFALRLTGDEEDADDLVQETYLKAFRFFDKFEKGTNCKAWLFRIMKNSFINDYRKHIKEPNKVDYEDVQNFYETIKSDEVQSNHYEEDAFSKTLDDEISEAINKLPEDFRTVIILSDIEGFSYEEIADFVDIPVGTVRSRLHRARKMLYSLLYDYAKDKGYIFSKRKNKSFDNN; this comes from the coding sequence ATGCAAGAACTGGAAAATGAAATATCGAACGATAGGTTAAAAGAGCTTTATGAAGATTTTCAGAAAGAAGCTATTCCTCATATGAATGCGTTGTATAATTTTGCTCTCAGATTAACTGGCGACGAAGAAGATGCCGATGATCTTGTTCAGGAAACTTATTTAAAAGCATTTCGATTTTTTGACAAGTTCGAAAAAGGAACAAACTGTAAAGCCTGGCTTTTTAGAATAATGAAAAATTCCTTCATCAACGATTATAGAAAACATATTAAAGAACCTAACAAAGTTGATTATGAAGATGTTCAGAATTTTTATGAAACAATAAAATCAGATGAAGTTCAATCTAATCATTACGAAGAAGATGCTTTTAGTAAAACACTGGACGATGAAATCTCCGAAGCAATCAACAAATTGCCAGAAGATTTTAGAACTGTAATAATTCTTAGTGATATTGAAGGATTTAGTTACGAAGAAATAGCTGATTTTGTCGATATACCAGTTGGAACAGTAAGATCAAGATTGCACCGTGCACGAAAAATGCTCTATTCTTTATTGTATGATTATGCTAAAGATAAAGGTTATATTTTCTCCAAAAGAAAAAATAAAAGTTTTGATAATAATTAA
- a CDS encoding thioredoxin family protein, giving the protein MSTDTLKIGSKAPDFNLPAVDGNTYSLNSFKDKEALIVIFSCNHCPYVRAYEDRIIQIQNDYKDKLQIVAINSNDTKNYPEDSFEEMIKRAKEKKFNFPYLRDETQEIAKAYGATHTPEIFLFDKERKLVFHGKIDDNWQEPEKVKTPYLRNAIDELLSGKAISVPETFTIGCTIKWKT; this is encoded by the coding sequence ATGTCAACTGATACACTAAAAATAGGCTCAAAAGCACCTGATTTTAATTTACCTGCAGTCGATGGTAATACCTATTCTCTAAATTCATTTAAAGACAAGGAAGCTTTAATTGTAATTTTTAGTTGCAATCATTGTCCATATGTTCGTGCATACGAAGATAGAATTATTCAAATTCAGAATGATTATAAAGACAAACTACAAATTGTAGCTATTAATTCGAATGATACTAAAAATTATCCAGAAGATTCTTTCGAAGAGATGATAAAAAGAGCAAAAGAAAAAAAATTTAATTTCCCTTATTTGAGAGACGAGACTCAGGAAATTGCAAAAGCTTATGGTGCAACACACACTCCTGAAATATTTTTATTCGATAAAGAGCGTAAACTTGTTTTTCACGGAAAGATAGATGATAACTGGCAGGAACCAGAAAAAGTTAAAACTCCATATCTTAGAAATGCAATCGATGAATTACTATCTGGAAAAGCAATTTCAGTCCCTGAAACATTTACAATTGGTTGTACTATCAAGT
- a CDS encoding M14 family zinc carboxypeptidase, protein MMSFKSIYENYEKYIEKKLSLPLLKHSQIKNLIESLKEKNNVSVELAGYSIEGREIYSISLGEGNICVLAWSQMHGDEPTATATIFDLINFFLEDDEYKHEKEMILNKLKIFFIPMLNPDGAEKFQRENSLNIDLNRDAIRCESYESKILWDIANRIKPKFAFNLHDQNNYYTAGRSNNLAAISMLAPPSDFDKSITETRKISMKLIVKISEILKEFIPFNIARYDDDHEPRSFGDNFTKTGISSILIESGFLREDPTKTKIRKLNFISLLSAFYFIATEKFNESNYLDYFSIPENNQLLFDLLLRNLKIKKNDNSFTVDIGINRERKYDSETNNFYFVGKIKEIGDLSIKFGIEEYILDGYNVDVTKIYSATEQMDFEKLQYKSLLSAGYGYIRFNNKFTKDYINLPINMLCYDNYKPQLAVDEYANLIISKGKDKTYIVINGFFQILNDSETRILNSLIIH, encoded by the coding sequence ATGATGAGTTTCAAATCAATTTATGAAAATTACGAAAAGTATATAGAAAAAAAATTATCGCTACCTTTATTAAAACATTCACAAATAAAAAATTTGATTGAAAGTTTAAAAGAGAAAAATAATGTTAGTGTAGAATTAGCTGGTTATTCAATTGAAGGTAGAGAAATTTATTCTATTTCGCTTGGGGAAGGAAATATTTGTGTTCTTGCATGGAGTCAGATGCATGGTGATGAACCTACAGCAACAGCAACTATATTTGACTTGATAAACTTTTTTCTTGAAGATGATGAGTATAAACACGAGAAAGAAATGATTCTTAATAAATTAAAAATATTTTTTATACCAATGTTAAATCCAGATGGAGCAGAAAAATTTCAAAGAGAAAATTCACTTAATATTGATTTGAATCGAGATGCTATAAGATGTGAATCGTATGAATCAAAAATTTTATGGGATATTGCAAATAGAATAAAACCTAAATTTGCTTTTAATCTTCACGACCAGAATAATTATTACACTGCTGGTAGAAGCAATAACTTAGCAGCAATTTCTATGCTTGCACCACCATCAGATTTTGATAAAAGTATTACAGAAACTCGTAAGATAAGTATGAAACTCATCGTTAAAATATCAGAAATATTGAAAGAATTTATTCCATTTAATATTGCAAGATATGATGATGACCACGAACCAAGATCATTTGGAGATAATTTTACAAAAACAGGCATAAGTTCTATATTAATTGAATCAGGTTTCTTAAGAGAAGATCCGACAAAAACAAAAATCAGAAAATTAAATTTTATTTCTTTACTTTCTGCTTTTTATTTTATTGCCACAGAAAAATTTAATGAAAGTAACTATTTAGATTACTTTTCAATTCCAGAAAATAATCAGTTGCTGTTCGATTTGCTTTTAAGAAATTTAAAAATCAAAAAGAATGATAATTCCTTTACAGTAGATATAGGAATTAATAGAGAAAGAAAATATGATAGTGAAACCAATAACTTTTATTTTGTAGGTAAAATAAAAGAGATAGGAGATTTATCAATTAAATTTGGTATCGAAGAATATATACTTGATGGTTATAATGTTGATGTAACAAAAATTTATTCAGCTACAGAACAAATGGATTTTGAAAAACTTCAATATAAATCTTTACTTTCTGCTGGTTATGGATATATTAGATTTAATAATAAATTTACAAAGGACTATATTAATTTACCGATTAATATGTTATGTTATGATAACTACAAACCTCAATTAGCTGTGGATGAATATGCAAATTTGATCATCAGCAAAGGAAAAGATAAAACTTATATTGTTATTAATGGATTTTTTCAAATTCTGAATGATTCAGAAACAAGAATATTAAATAGTCTTATTATTCATTAA